One part of the Terrimicrobium sacchariphilum genome encodes these proteins:
- a CDS encoding portal protein, translated as MAQNLSDARPILARWESMKGKRSTWDSYWQRIADYVMPRKAQITIKKIGPDHLSNDLFDTTAVYANQTLANGMLAYMTPADGKWFSFSPPASKDTDDEVSQWLQKCTEIVQRSLANSNFYSEIHELYFDDGAFGTGALIALPGKASAINFQALPIGTYCISEDDEKLVDTLFRELKLTAGRAAEKFGEENLSDKLRKELAKERETGKGCDTEHCFLHAIYPRPESERERGKADGKNKPFASVYIDVENRHVISVGGFDEKPFFATRHLRWGQEVWGISPSWMALPEAKQLNYLVKSMDALAEIKAFPRILAPGDMEGEMDLDASGVTFFDPSNPNSKPQQWADAGDYNIGLEREKRKQEAIERAYHVPLFNMFAQIERQMTAREVAERSAEKLNQFTPAFTRKTTELLSPLLRCVFNIHLRGGYFPPPPNGMVTKDAAGEAVLSEPEISYNSRVALAIKAQANIAAGRTLEGSLMLAQARPEVLDHYDFDRITRESARNDGLPADWLLPSEKVDEMRNARAQAQQAAQAQQSALLAAEVASKAGNIKPDSALAQAVQQQAA; from the coding sequence ATGGCGCAGAACCTTTCAGATGCAAGGCCGATTTTGGCCCGTTGGGAGTCCATGAAGGGAAAGCGGTCAACGTGGGATTCCTACTGGCAGCGCATCGCGGATTACGTCATGCCGCGGAAAGCCCAGATCACTATCAAAAAAATCGGCCCGGACCATCTCTCAAACGATCTCTTTGACACAACGGCGGTATATGCAAACCAAACGTTGGCAAACGGGATGCTGGCCTACATGACGCCTGCTGATGGGAAATGGTTCTCGTTCTCTCCTCCGGCGTCAAAGGATACTGACGATGAGGTTTCGCAGTGGCTCCAAAAATGCACGGAGATCGTGCAGCGCAGCTTGGCGAACTCAAATTTCTACTCTGAAATCCATGAGCTTTACTTTGACGATGGCGCTTTTGGAACCGGGGCGCTGATTGCGCTTCCAGGCAAGGCGTCGGCAATAAACTTCCAAGCTCTTCCGATTGGAACATATTGCATCTCAGAGGATGACGAAAAGCTCGTAGATACTCTTTTCCGGGAGTTAAAGCTCACCGCTGGTCGAGCCGCTGAAAAGTTCGGAGAAGAGAACCTTTCTGATAAACTGCGAAAGGAACTTGCCAAGGAGAGGGAGACTGGAAAGGGATGCGATACAGAGCATTGCTTTCTCCATGCGATATATCCAAGGCCGGAATCCGAAAGGGAACGAGGCAAGGCGGACGGGAAAAACAAACCATTCGCATCGGTGTACATCGACGTTGAAAACCGTCATGTGATTTCGGTCGGCGGATTCGATGAGAAGCCATTCTTTGCGACCCGTCATTTGCGTTGGGGGCAAGAGGTATGGGGCATCTCGCCGAGCTGGATGGCGCTACCGGAGGCCAAGCAGTTGAATTACCTCGTCAAGAGCATGGACGCTCTGGCTGAGATCAAGGCTTTTCCGCGCATCCTTGCTCCTGGGGATATGGAGGGGGAGATGGACCTCGACGCATCAGGAGTGACGTTCTTTGACCCGTCGAATCCGAATTCAAAACCTCAACAGTGGGCTGATGCCGGGGATTACAATATCGGGCTGGAGCGGGAGAAGCGGAAGCAGGAGGCGATTGAGAGAGCGTATCACGTTCCGCTATTCAACATGTTCGCGCAGATCGAACGCCAGATGACGGCTCGAGAGGTGGCGGAGCGGAGCGCTGAGAAACTGAATCAGTTCACACCGGCTTTCACCCGCAAAACGACCGAGCTACTTTCCCCACTGCTTCGTTGCGTGTTCAATATTCACCTTCGCGGAGGGTATTTCCCGCCACCTCCTAATGGAATGGTGACGAAAGACGCAGCCGGAGAGGCGGTATTGAGCGAGCCGGAAATCTCATACAATTCCCGCGTTGCCCTGGCGATCAAGGCTCAGGCCAATATTGCGGCAGGAAGAACACTGGAGGGTAGTCTGATGCTGGCTCAGGCGCGGCCTGAGGTTCTCGACCATTACGACTTTGACCGGATCACGCGCGAAAGTGCGCGGAATGACGGTCTTCCTGCTGACTGGCTTTTGCCTTCCGAAAAGGTTGACGAGATGCGGAACGCCCGAGCGCAGGCACAGCAGGCAGCGCAGGCCCAGCAAAGCGCACTGCTCGCCGCCGAGGTTGCGTCAAAGGCCGGTAACATCAAACCGGACAGCGCACTCGCTCAAGCCGTCCAACAGCAAGCCGCATGA
- a CDS encoding Bbp19 family protein translates to MNEATQKRQTENAKERQRLINAAKRVFASEDGQRVLAHLETTFRVNERVFTPVRSGPDLYAYDAITAALTDGGRAVIIEIKRLLDAPSQGDANIEEPTLKVTKQ, encoded by the coding sequence ATGAACGAGGCCACCCAAAAGCGACAGACCGAGAACGCCAAGGAGCGGCAGCGCCTAATCAATGCGGCCAAGCGGGTTTTTGCATCCGAGGACGGGCAGCGCGTATTGGCGCATCTCGAGACGACTTTCCGCGTAAACGAGCGCGTTTTCACTCCGGTGCGATCCGGTCCGGACCTGTATGCGTATGACGCAATTACAGCGGCTCTTACGGATGGAGGCCGAGCAGTTATTATTGAAATCAAAAGGCTTTTGGACGCTCCCTCGCAGGGAGATGCCAATATCGAGGAGCCAACCCTGAAAGTAACAAAGCAATGA
- a CDS encoding phage capsid protein produces the protein MSNALTQIPSYYPTEFTTNWTHKVQQMTSKLRDLVTFDTVNGKEKVTQRIGTVTFQRITERAGSTRITDLNLEKRWLRIAPYDDAKLFDEWDDEFLGQIVLPTSPLIESQSRAYARLCDSVIITAAIGDAITGVDGTTLTPLPSGQQVAVDYVETGSTANSGLTIAKMRAAKYILDNNDVDDMEQRTLVVTARQLQNLLRTTEVTSHDYNDVKALVDGKVDTFLGFYIKRVSSTIVPKTGNIRSLPFFVKSGVRFADTGKQTLMDIIPTQSHSVQIRTKGAVGAVRDEEEKAGVIFCDETVL, from the coding sequence ATGTCCAACGCACTTACTCAGATTCCGTCCTACTATCCAACGGAATTCACAACCAACTGGACTCATAAGGTCCAGCAGATGACCTCCAAGCTCCGCGACCTCGTCACTTTCGACACGGTCAACGGCAAGGAGAAAGTCACTCAGCGAATCGGAACCGTTACCTTCCAGCGCATCACTGAACGCGCCGGGTCGACTCGAATCACCGATCTTAACCTCGAAAAACGCTGGTTGCGCATCGCTCCGTACGATGATGCAAAGCTCTTCGACGAGTGGGATGACGAGTTTCTCGGCCAGATCGTGCTCCCAACGAGTCCGCTGATCGAGAGCCAATCTCGGGCGTATGCTCGCCTTTGTGATTCGGTTATCATCACGGCAGCGATCGGCGATGCCATCACCGGAGTCGACGGAACGACCTTGACCCCTCTTCCGAGCGGTCAGCAAGTCGCCGTTGATTACGTGGAAACCGGAAGCACGGCAAACAGCGGTCTGACCATCGCGAAAATGCGCGCCGCAAAGTACATCCTCGACAACAACGATGTTGACGATATGGAACAGCGTACGCTCGTCGTCACTGCCCGCCAGTTGCAGAACCTTCTGCGTACCACGGAGGTAACCAGTCACGACTACAACGATGTGAAAGCTCTCGTCGACGGCAAGGTCGATACCTTCCTTGGCTTTTACATCAAGCGCGTTTCGTCCACCATCGTCCCGAAGACGGGCAACATTCGTTCGCTCCCGTTCTTCGTGAAAAGCGGCGTTCGCTTTGCTGACACCGGCAAGCAGACGCTCATGGACATCATCCCGACGCAGTCGCATTCCGTCCAGATTCGCACGAAGGGTGCCGTTGGTGCCGTGCGTGACGAAGAGGAAAAGGCTGGCGTCATCTTCTGCGACGAAACCGTCCTGTAA